A window of Citrus sinensis cultivar Valencia sweet orange chromosome 7, DVS_A1.0, whole genome shotgun sequence contains these coding sequences:
- the LOC102628680 gene encoding uncharacterized CRM domain-containing protein At3g25440, chloroplastic isoform X2 yields MFYGASMTSVIRASPESLKRVSLVLFYGLVHRENVIPLLCKASAFAQSLHFQPSYGALSIPVGKWLHVRYMRNASVGIKADGETVRFSLNNQCDGNRLPLEEKKGTKRVKMSKKAKRNELRFYRLKAKKKINSPSPEVRIRYKLEKAKRKEAWLIEKLTKFELPKAPAEAYDPEILTDEERHYLKRTGEKKKNYVQVGRRGVFGGVVLNMHLHWKKHETVKVVCKPCEPGKIHEYAEVLAQLSKGIVIDINPSNTIIFYRGKNYVQPEVISPPDTLSKDKLLTE; encoded by the exons ATGTTCTACGGAGCTTCAATGACATCAGTTATTCGTGCAAGCCCGGAATCTCTCAAAAG GGTCTCTTTAGTATTGTTCTATGGTCTTGTTCACCGTGAGAACGTGATCCCATTGCTGTGTAAAGCCTCTGCATTTGCCCAGTCTCTTCATTTCCAGCCAAGTTATGGGGCACTATCAATACCTGTTGGAAAATGGCTACATGTTAGATACATGAGAAATGCATCAGTTGGGATCAAGGCAGATGGTGAGACTGTAAGGTTTTCACTCAATAATCAGTGTGATGGAAATAGGTTGCCGTTGGAAGAGAAGAAGGGCACTAAAAGAGTGAAGATGTCGAAGAAGGCCAAGAGGAACGAACTCAGGTTCTATCGTCTTAAGGCTAAAAAGAAGattaattctccaagtccagaAGTTAGGATCAGATACAAACTTGAGAAG GCAAAACGTAAGGAAGCATGGCTCATTGAGAAGTTGACCAAATTTGAGCTTCCGAAAGCCCCGGCTGAAGCATATGATCCTGAAATTTTAACCGACGAAGAGAGGCACTACTTAAAACGTACCggtgagaaaaaaaagaattatgtcCAAGTTGGAAGACGGGGAGTATTTGGAGGTGTTGTTCTTAATATGCATCTTCATTGGAAGAAGCATGAAACTGTGAAGGTTGTTTGCAAACCCTGTGAGCCAGGGAAAATTCATGAGTATGCTGAAGTGCTTGCTCAACTGAGCAAAGGCATTGTGATTGACATCAATCCGAGCAatactataatattttatcgTGGAAAGAACTATGTGCAGCCAGAAGTTATTTCCCCTCCAGATACCTTATCTAAAGACAAG